In one window of Pseudomonas sp. IAC-BECa141 DNA:
- the dnaX gene encoding DNA polymerase III subunit gamma/tau — protein sequence MSYQVLARKWRPRSFREMVGQTHVLKALINALDSQRLHHAYLFTGTRGVGKTTIARIIAKCLNCETGITSSPCGECSVCREIDEGRFVDLIEIDAASRTKVEDTRELLDNVQYAPSRGRFKVYLIDEVHMLSSHSFNALLKTLEEPPPYVKFILATTDPQKLPATILSRCLQFSLKNMTPERVVEHLTHVLTAENVPFEDDALWLLGRAADGSMRDAMSLTDQAIAFGEGKVLATDVRAMLGTLDHGQVYDVLHALIEGDAKALLEAVRHLAEQGPDWNGVLSEILNVLHRVAIAQALPEGVDNGHGDRDRVLALAQALPAEDVQFYYQMGLIGRRDLPLAPDPRGGFEMVLLRMLAFRPADTADAPRQPLKPVGISQATVDSANSVAAAPKPAPVVAAAVAPAPVVAPAPAPAPVPEPVPVAAVIAPEPVPEPEPEPVVAEEVVDLPWNDPVELAPGQQPAVEPVLETTAEQPDLPPMPLPTPDSVVPDAPEWAAAPIPEPSVAEVDAATPGMDMDDEPPLDEDYIEPDMDSAYSYLDDLASEHAAEPAPEPEPEPAAAPATGLALQWLELFPQLPISGMTGSIAANCTLIAVDGDHWLMHLDPAHSALFNATQQRRLNDALNQFHGRTLTLTIELIKPEQETPAQAASRRRANRQREAEESIHGDPFIQQMVQQFGAVVRHDTIEPVDALVSQG from the coding sequence ATGAGTTATCAGGTTCTTGCACGTAAATGGCGTCCGCGCTCGTTCCGCGAAATGGTCGGCCAGACCCATGTGCTCAAGGCTCTGATCAATGCCTTGGACAGCCAGCGCCTGCACCACGCCTACCTCTTCACCGGTACGCGGGGCGTTGGCAAGACCACGATTGCGCGGATCATCGCCAAATGCCTGAACTGTGAAACAGGTATCACTTCAAGCCCGTGCGGCGAGTGTTCGGTGTGCCGCGAGATCGATGAAGGTCGTTTCGTCGACCTGATCGAGATCGACGCCGCGAGCCGGACCAAGGTCGAGGACACCCGCGAGCTGCTCGACAACGTGCAATACGCCCCGAGCCGCGGGCGCTTCAAGGTCTACCTGATCGACGAAGTGCACATGCTCTCCAGCCATTCCTTCAATGCGCTGCTGAAAACCCTCGAAGAGCCACCGCCCTACGTCAAGTTCATCCTGGCGACCACCGACCCGCAGAAACTTCCGGCAACGATTTTGTCGCGATGCCTGCAGTTCTCTCTGAAGAACATGACACCTGAGCGTGTTGTCGAGCATTTGACTCATGTCCTGACCGCCGAAAACGTACCGTTCGAAGACGACGCCCTGTGGCTGCTCGGCCGCGCCGCCGACGGTTCGATGCGTGACGCCATGAGCCTGACCGACCAGGCCATCGCCTTCGGTGAAGGCAAGGTGCTGGCCACCGATGTGCGGGCAATGCTCGGTACGCTGGATCATGGCCAGGTTTACGACGTGCTGCACGCGCTGATCGAAGGTGATGCCAAGGCGTTGCTCGAAGCCGTGCGTCACCTGGCCGAACAGGGTCCGGACTGGAACGGCGTGCTCTCGGAAATTCTCAACGTGCTGCACCGCGTCGCCATCGCCCAGGCCCTGCCGGAAGGTGTCGATAACGGCCACGGCGACCGTGACCGGGTGCTGGCGCTGGCCCAGGCCCTGCCGGCCGAAGACGTCCAGTTCTATTACCAGATGGGCCTGATCGGCCGCCGCGACTTGCCGCTGGCGCCGGACCCGCGAGGCGGTTTCGAAATGGTGCTGCTGCGGATGCTGGCCTTCCGGCCGGCAGACACGGCGGACGCCCCGAGGCAACCGCTAAAGCCAGTGGGGATCAGCCAGGCCACAGTTGATTCCGCAAACTCAGTGGCTGCCGCGCCGAAACCTGCGCCGGTAGTGGCTGCCGCTGTTGCGCCGGCTCCGGTGGTTGCACCGGCACCTGCGCCTGCGCCTGTTCCCGAGCCTGTACCGGTTGCCGCGGTGATTGCGCCTGAACCCGTTCCTGAGCCAGAACCCGAGCCGGTCGTGGCCGAAGAAGTCGTCGACCTGCCGTGGAATGACCCGGTAGAACTTGCACCTGGGCAGCAGCCAGCGGTCGAGCCCGTGCTGGAAACCACCGCCGAACAGCCGGATCTGCCGCCTATGCCGCTGCCGACCCCGGACAGCGTCGTGCCGGACGCCCCGGAGTGGGCCGCCGCGCCGATCCCCGAGCCGTCAGTGGCCGAAGTCGATGCCGCCACACCGGGCATGGACATGGACGACGAGCCGCCGCTCGACGAGGACTACATCGAGCCGGACATGGATTCGGCCTACAGTTACCTCGACGATCTGGCCAGCGAACACGCCGCAGAACCGGCTCCCGAACCCGAGCCGGAACCTGCCGCCGCGCCGGCCACAGGTCTGGCCCTGCAATGGCTGGAGCTGTTCCCGCAACTGCCGATCTCCGGCATGACCGGTAGCATCGCCGCCAACTGCACGCTGATCGCGGTCGATGGCGACCACTGGCTGATGCACCTGGACCCGGCCCACAGTGCCTTGTTCAACGCCACCCAGCAGCGTCGTCTGAACGATGCGCTGAACCAGTTCCACGGACGCACGCTGACCCTGACCATCGAGCTGATCAAGCCCGAGCAGGAAACCCCGGCCCAGGCTGCGTCCCGGCGCCGTGCCAACCGTCAGCGCGAGGCGGAGGAGTCGATCCACGGCGATCCGTTCATCCAGCAGATGGTCCAGCAGTTCGGTGCGGTCGTGCGACACGATACTATTGAACCTGTCGACGCCCTGGTCAGTCAGGGCTAA
- a CDS encoding YbaB/EbfC family nucleoid-associated protein — MMKGGMAGLMKQAQQMQEKMAKMQEELANAEVTGKAGGDLVTVVMTGRHDVKKVSIDPSVLPGLDEDDREVVEDLVAAAVNAAVRQIEANSQAKMGSMTAGMNLPAGMKLPF, encoded by the coding sequence ATGATGAAAGGTGGCATGGCCGGCCTGATGAAGCAGGCGCAGCAAATGCAGGAAAAAATGGCCAAGATGCAGGAAGAACTGGCCAACGCCGAAGTCACCGGCAAAGCCGGTGGCGATCTGGTCACCGTGGTGATGACCGGCCGTCATGACGTGAAGAAGGTCAGCATCGACCCGAGCGTACTGCCAGGCCTGGACGAAGACGACCGTGAAGTGGTCGAGGATCTGGTGGCTGCAGCCGTCAACGCCGCCGTGCGTCAGATCGAAGCCAACAGCCAGGCGAAAATGGGCAGCATGACCGCTGGCATGAACCTGCCGGCCGGTATGAAACTGCCGTTCTGA